Proteins encoded by one window of Musa acuminata AAA Group cultivar baxijiao chromosome BXJ2-9, Cavendish_Baxijiao_AAA, whole genome shotgun sequence:
- the LOC103973198 gene encoding hypothetical protein At1g04090, translating to MGNCIPFPTTRDLSVSRRRKSLPIQTSFKLPSPLSSWPPGGEFAQGIIDLGGLEVCQVSTFTQVWATHEGGQDGLGATFFKPSTVPSGFSVLGYYAQPNNQPLFGWVLVGRDSGDGDTLAQPSDYTLVWSSESSNINQDGRGYFWLPTPPEGYHAVGLVVTNSSEKPSVEEVRCVRSDLTDEPESDAYIWSTDGFGVDSLRPATRGINALGVSVGTFIARANGAANSAALSCLKNRKANFSSMPNLRQVEALMQAYSPWIYFHPDEIYFPSSVSWFFDNGALLYQKGNQNPTPIDSGGSNLPQGDSNDGTYWIDLPADDGQKNTIMKGDISSTKLYLHIKPMLGATFTDVVIWIFYPFNGPAKAKVGLFNVSLGKIGEHVGDWEHLTLRISNFTGELRRLYFAEHSSGTWVDASQLDFQGGNKPVGYSSLHGHAMYSKPGLVLQGNSKLGIGIRNDTAKGNSIDSGRSFEVVAAEYLWSAVTEPAWLNYMREWGPKISYDISNELKKVEKLLPGKFRSRLESIINSLPDEVLREEGPTGPKEKRSWAMDEN from the exons ATGGGGAACTGTATTCCCTTCCCAACCACCAGAGACCTCTCTGTTTCAAGGAGGAGGAAATCTCTCCCAATCCAAACATCCTTTAAGCTTCCATCTCCGTTATCATCTTGGCCACCAG GTGGGGAATTTGCCCAGGGGATAATAGATCTTGGAGGCCTGGAGGTGTGCCAAGTCTCCACGTTCACGCAAGTTTGGGCTACCCATGAAGGCGGCCAAGATGGCCTCGGTGCAACCTTCTTCAAACCTTCGACAGTCCCCAGTGGCTTCTCGGTGCTGGGCTACTATGCCCAACCGAACAACCAGCCTCTGTTTGGCTGGGTTCTGGTCGGGAGAGACTCCGGCGACGGTGACACGCTCGCGCAGCCATCGGACTACACCCTTGTTTGGAGCAGCGAGTCATCTAACATCAATCAAGATGGTCGTGGCTACTTCTGGCTGCCGACGCCACCTGAAGGATACCATGCTGTCGGCCTTGTCGTCACGAACTCATCGGAGAAGCCTTCGGTCGAGGAAGTCAGATGCGTGAGGAGCGACCTGACCGACGAGCCGGAGAGCGATGCATACATATGGAGCACTGATGGATTCGGTGTGGATAGCTTAAGGCCCGCTACAAGGGGCATCAATGCCCTCGGTGTGTCGGTTGGAACATTCATAGCCCGAGCAAATGGAGCTGCGAATTCTGCAGCATTGTCTTGTTTGAAGAACAGGAAGGCCAACTTCTCTTCCATGCCGAACCTTCGTCAAGTGGAGGCCCTCATGCAAGCTTACTCACCATGGATTTACTTCCACCCGGATGAGATCTACTTCCCCTCATCTGTAAGCTGGTTCTTCGACAACGGTGCGCTGCTATACCAGAAAGGAAACCAGAATCCTACTCCTATAGACTCCGGTGGTTCGAACCTTCCCCAGGGAGACTCCAACGACGGCACCTACTGGATAGATCTTCCGGCCGATGACGGCCAGAAGAATACGATCATGAAAGGAGACATTTCCAGCACGAAGTTGTACCTACACATCAAACCGATGCTCGGCGCGACCTTCACCGACGTCGTCATATGGATCTTCTATCCATTCAATGGGCCTGCAAAAGCCAAGGTGGGGCTGTTCAACGTGTCACTGGGGAAGATAGGAGAGCATGTGGGTGACTGGGAGCACTTGACACTAAGGATAAGCAACTTCACCGGCGAGCTACGGAGGCTCTATTTTGCCGAGCACAGCTCAGGCACTTGGGTGGATGCTTCCCAGCTCGATTTCCAGGGGGGGAACAAGCCCGTGGGGTATTCTTCATTGCATGGCCATGCTATGTACTCGAAGCCAGGCCTTGTCCTACAAGGGAATTCCAAACTGGGTATTGGCATCAGGAATGACACTGCGAAAGGTAACAGCATCGATAGCGGGAGGAGCTTCGAGGTGGTGGCGGCGGAGTACTTGTGGTCGGCGGTCACAGAGCCTGCATGGCTGAACTACATGAGGGAGTGGGGGCCGAAGATAAGCTATGACATCTCGAACGAGCTCAAGAAAGTGGAGAAGCTGCTTCCTGGGAAGTTCAGGTCCAGGTTGGAGAGCATCATCAATAGTCTTCCCGATGAAGTTCTTCGGGAAGAAGGGCCTACCGGCCCAAAGGAGAAGAGAAGTTGGGCAATGGATGAGAACTAA
- the LOC103973201 gene encoding cytochrome P450 89A2-like has product MDHGAPRDGGAPAAEAVRQNRGGRGAQAEISEDDLHRMPSLKAVIMKGLSQHPPAHFLLPHTASEGVSINGYLVPWGASVNFTVPEMGWDEKLWARPERFLAGGEGEEVGTTGGREIKMMPFGVVRRIGPLVRRGQSVERVRVEACGRGGVGPIRNPGVDRADEASFAISD; this is encoded by the coding sequence ATGGATCATGGCGCACCTCGTGATGGAGGAGCACCTGCAGCGGAAGCTGTTCGACAAAATCGAGGAGGTCGCGGAGCGCAGGCGGAGATCAGCGAGGATGACCTGCATAGGATGCCGTCCCTCAAGGCGGTGATCATGAAGGGGCTGAGCCAGCACCCTCCGGCCCATTTCCTCCTGCCGCACACGGCATCGGAGGGCGTGAGCATCAACGGCTACCTGGTACCCTGGGGCGCCTCGGTCAACTTCACGGTACCGGAGATGGGGTGGGACGAGAAGTTGTGGGCACGGCCAGAGAGGTTCTTGGCGGGCGGAGAAGGCGAGGAGGTGGGCACAACGGGGGGCCGGGAGATCAAGATGATGCCGTTCGGGGTGGTGAGACGGATAGGACCTCTAGTTCGTCGTGGCCAATCTGTTGAGAGAGTTCGAGTGGAAGCCTGTGGAAGGGGAGGAGTAGGACCTATCAGAAACCCGGGAGTTGACCGTGCTGATGAAGCATCGTTTGCGATCTCGGATTAG